Proteins from one Nicotiana tabacum cultivar K326 chromosome 23, ASM71507v2, whole genome shotgun sequence genomic window:
- the LOC107819770 gene encoding putative serine/threonine-protein kinase PBL15 encodes MKDSKSWRPFTANCCSVEDQTIFGNFSRCKTSKSEFSKNIAPLPSFRRLSFSDLSRSSSTRINEDLAQSFGPDLFDFQLSELRAITQNFSTNYLLGEGGFGTVHKGYVDENLRTGLKSQAVAVKLLNIEGLQGHREWLAEVIFLGQLRHQNLVRLIGYCCEDEERLLVYEFMPRGSLENHLFKRLSNSLPWGTRLKIAIGAAKGLAFLHGAEKPVIYRDFKTSNILLDSDFTAKLSDFGLAHMGPEGSNTHVTTRVMGTYGYAAPEYVSTGHLTTKSDIYSFGVVLLELVTGRRAMDKTRTKNEQNLVDWTRPYLSSSRRLRCIMDPRLGGQYSVKGAKEMAHLASQCTSLNPKDRPKMPAIIETLESLQPLRDMAVACGQWPPSPKSSNKYVVYSPKGNKDSKIVVIKNSRMAFHSKSK; translated from the exons ATGAAGGACTCAAAATCTTGGAGACCCTTTACAGCAAACTGCTGTTCTGTCGAAGATCAAAccatttttggaaattttagcAGGTGCAAGACCTCGAAATCGGAATTTTCAAAGAACATAGCTCCATTGCCATCTTTTCGTAGGTTGTCATTCTCGGATTTGAGCAGATCATCATCAACTAGGATTAATGAGGATCTTGCACAATCATTTGGACCTGACTTATTTGATTTTCAGTTGAGTGAACTGCGTGCCATTACGCAGAATTTCTCGACTAATTACTTGCTTGGTGAAGGTGGTTTTGGAACAGTGCATAAAGGTTATGTTGATGAGAATTTGAGGACTGGTTTGAAATCTCAAGCTGTTGCTGTTAAGCTTCTTAATATTGAAGGACTTCAAGGCCACAGGGAATGGCTG GCGGAAGTAATATTTCTAGGGCAGCTAAGGCACCAAAACTTAGTAAGATTGATTGGGTACTGTTGCGAGGATGAAGAGCGCCTCCTTGTTTATGAATTCATGCCTAGAGGCAGCCTTGAAAATCATCTCTTTAAGA GGTTATCAAACTCACTGCCATGGGGTACAAGATTGAAGATAGCAATAGGAGCAGCCAAAGGCCTTGCTTTCTTGCATGGTGCTGAGAAACCTGTTATTTACCGTGATTTCAAAACCTCCAACATTTTGCTCGATTCT GACTTTACTGCTAAATTATCAGATTTTGGGCTTGCACATATGGGTCCAGAAGGTTCAAACACCCATGTCACTACTAGAGTAATGGGCACTTACGGATATGCAGCCCCTGAATATGTTAGCACAG GACATCTTACTACCAAAAGCGACATTTACAGCTTTGGAGTGGTCTTGCTAGAACTAGTAACAGGAAGAAGAGCAATGGACAAAACAAGAACAAAGAATGAACAAAACTTAGTCGATTGGACAAGGCCTTACTTGTCAAGTAGTCGAAGATTGCGTTGCATAATGGACCCTAGACTTGGAGGACAATATTCAGTGAAAGGAGCAAAAGAAATGGCCCATTTAGCTTCACAATGCACAAGTTTGAACCCAAAGGACAGGCCCAAAATGCCAGCTATTATTGAAACCTTAGAAAGCCTTCAACCACTAAGGGACATGGCTGTGGCTTGTGGACAATGGCCACCCTCTCCAAAATCAAGCAATAAGTACGTTGTTTATTCTCCAAAAGGCAACAAGgacagcaaaatagtggttatcaAGAATTCTCGTATGGCTTTTCATAGTAAGAGCAAGTAA